The segment cttcccccccataacttccctcccacccacaaccctcccctctccccttattctccccttctattcacatcaagattcattttcaattctctttatatacagaagatcaatgtagcatatattattaaataaagctttcaacagtttgcacagaaacacaaagtgtaaagctttcaacattttacacagaaacacaaagtgtgaaatactgcttgagtactagttatagcattaactcacaatgtacagcacattaaggactcctacatgaggagtaagtgcacagtgactcctgtagttgacttaacaaattgacactcttgtgtatggtgtcaataatcaccctaggctccagtcatgagttgccaaggctatggaggccttccgagttcaccgactctcattgtatttagacaaggtcatagtcaaagtggaagttctttccttccttcagagaaaggtacctcctttgatgacctgttctttccactgggatctcactcacagagatttttcacttaggtcattttctttttgccagaatgtcttggctttccatgcctgaaatactgtcatgggcttttcagccagttctgaatgctttaagggctgattctgaggccagagtgctgaacAAACATATTTTGATACACTTCTCCCTGGCTTTGCACTCATCTAGGCTGACACAATCTCTGAACTGTTTGTGGAGTTCTAACAAAGGCAATTTGGTCCAAAATGTTGGTAAATCCAATCCCAATGAGGGAAATGAAGAGCTAGAGTTTCCTATATCATCACCTTCTTGATGTCACTAATCTCCAAAGTATACTGCATTAAAGCCTTAATGACATAATAACACACATTAAAATACCTAAGGAAAATACATTCTGGTGTGCAATGATCATTTACGTGGAGAACAAACATCAGAGGCCTCTGTACTGGCAGCATTTGTTGAATGGCTACATCTGTTTGTGACATCATAGGGAGATGctgctggaagaagagaaatCATGGTTATTTCTTTGGACTACATGACTGATGATACACCATGGAGCAGTATGGTAAACTGTGTAACTACAAGATGCAGAGATACACCCACCGAACTGACAGTTCTGCAGGAAGATGTGGCTGAGAGCAGGTCATTTTATGGGTTGTGTAACGTGCTAGGGAGAAGATAGATAGATGCACAATCTTGGGGTGCTTACACACCAACATCAGAGACCCACTGTTCAGTGCTTAAGTGCTCAAGAAATTCTGAGAAAATATCCTGTGCAATCTTAATGTTAGTGCacggggcaagcatttggcatggcagttaagatgccactggggatgcaggcatcttagttttgagtgcctgcgtttgagtccttgctctgcttccagtttttaCTTCTTGTTACTGTTCACCCTGGGatgcatcagatgatggctgaagtatttctggctctgccacctacatggcagacccaggATGAATcatcagttcctggctttgcctgactCAGCACTGGGTTTTGTgggctggggagtgaatcagtcaatAGAAGttttctccctttgtctttctgttcttgtTTGTCATTCAAATACAaagaatgactttttaaataagaatactGGTTCCAGACTAGGAAATACTGTGCCTGTGTCTTCTCTTTCCAGAGTCATCTGTATTAGgatgcccagacctggctgtcttCCTAACTGTCCTGAGGAGATAGCTCAGCCCTCATCGCTCACTGGGAAGACAAGTCAATGGACCCTCATTCCCCAGACATGTCCTACAGCAGGGGTGCCCAGAAGGTGAGATCTGTGGGACACAGTGGATGCAAGAGGTACTGTAGGAAGTATGGTTTCCTCATGGGCAGAGCAGTTGACATAATTAGACTGACTAGTCACCCAAAAGAAAAGTATCAGTACAAACACCTGAATTCTAAATCTTGGTTCATGGGTAGCATTCAGGAACTATCAGTAAGAATTCTGCATTCCTTttccagtgtttctttttttttttaaaaaaaagattatttatttgaaaagacagagttaaagaaagagaagaagtgatagagagagagagtgagaggaagagaggaagagaggaagacaggaagagaggaagagatgaagtgggagggagggagggagggagggagggagggcggcagagggagagggagagagaatattttccatatgcttgttcattccctgaatggccaaaatggccagtgctgggccagcctgagcctgaagccagcagcttcctctgggtctcccacatgtgacaGGGCTCAGCCACTTAGGCCATagtctactgcttttccaggtgcattagcagggagccagatcacaagtggagaagctaggacttgaacaggtgcccaaatgggatgttggtgctgcaggctgtgacttgACCCGCTATgttacagctctggcccctacaaTGTTTCTTAGTCTGAATGTTTACATGTCTATTTACTGTATCACAAGGttaaatgaagatatttttatacatatgGGGCCCTTCAAAAGTGTgagggaaaaattttaaatttgttttaatccTGCATTTCTACAAATTCTTGAAGTATATCCAGCCTTTCATACTGCAGCTCCATgcataaaatatcaaataaatgtgTAATTATCAATAACTTGGTAATATATATTCAACCATAGACACAATTGAGAGAAAGCcatttaaatgattaaaatgccCACAAATCTTCAACACATTCAATGCCAGCAAAAGCAAGGGTTTAGGAAATGAATATAGGAGTTGTTTTTAGAGACTAATGCTAACTGAAAAAATGCAGATAGTCTCAGATTCTTggcatagaaaatggaattctccATGCTTTTCATATTGCTGCAATGGACTGAAAGAATCACATTGGGATTTGTGAACATGGAGAACAGAAGTCTGAATTTTATGTAAAGATTCTGCATCTTGGAATTCAGCAGCAAGAATCTGAGGTGAGCGGTCCTTGGAGAACATTCCAGGTGCACTTACTTTTCTCCTATGTCTCTCATTAGCATCAGCAAGTCATCAGAGTCTGGGCTACATGGGCCTACAGGCTAATTAGGAGCTCTGTGCATTGAGCCCCCAAGGTCCTCTCAGCGCAAGCAATGAGCCACAGCCTACAGACAATGACATTGCAGTGGAAATATAATGGCCACTCCTCCCCATGTGAGTGTCTGCATCACGAAGCCCCAGACTGAGTCTGTCTCCTTCCCTGTCCTGAGTCCAAAGCCTGAGGCTCCCTTGAACTCCAGGCAGAAGAGCACCAATGGAACCATCACCCTTGGTCATGACTCTGCTCAGACTCAGCACAGCCCAGTAAGTGCTGAGGGAGACAGTGGAAGTTGATGGGGCTGTCAGGAACACTGCTGCTTCATTATCAGGACAAGCAGGACAGCTGGGCTAGACAGCTGGGAGGGAAACCATAGACAGTTTCAGCTCAGAGGCCTGTGCCAGTTTATGTTCTTGGTTCTCATCAGGGTCTGAGATttctcattttgaatttttccctCCCACAGTGATTCTCAGAACCACTGGATGTCTCTTCATGACAGCAGCCTGTGCATACCTAAAACTGTCCCCTGAGCACTCAGCAATGTCATGAAGGTGAtggtgaggaggagggggaggatgcTGTGACCCTAACATCACACAGTTTATTGAGGGCTTCCTAAGTGCCAGGCTCTGAACCCCAGGTTCTAAGTAGCTTGTTTCATTTCATCAACATAAAACCATGTTCTGTTGCCCACATTTATTGTTATCTTACAGAAGAGGTGAGGAGCCCTGAGTTTTTGTGTAACTTGTCGAAAGCTGTGGGGTAGAAAAGGGTGAAGTCATGTTTGAGACACGTGGGTAGTTTGTAGACACGGGGAGCATGTCCAATATTCCCCACTGATATAGCAgccatctctttctttttcctgtcaCTCCAGGAAGGGACCCCAGTTCATTGTGATCTTACCTTGGGGTTTCTTGGTAGAGCAGAGTGAGCAGCAGTAGGTAAAGTATGGCTGAGTTCAAATGCACAGATAAGAGAAAGAACAAGCACAGGGTCATTCTGGGgcttcattctcattctctctctctctccctttcatttcAAGATTTCACCTCAGCCATCCACTTTGTCCCCAACTCTTGAAATCACTCACTTAATCTGAGAAAGAGGCATGTGGTTTGGGTCTTGGGTTCCAAGACCAAGGAATGAATTAGCATTGCCTTTAGGCAGCTGAAGTTAGAGAACTGTAATCCAACCATCAGGAAATGGCGTCATGAAAATCTTTGAATTCTACATAGGATGATGGGAAATCAAAGATGGTGCTGGGTCTTCCCTGATCTCCCTTACTTCAACTACAGGCAAGAAGGTTTTTGATCAGAAAAACCAAAAGCAGAATGACCAGGCCATGAAAGGAAACAGAATAAAAGCtttaaacaagtttaaagcaAACATCATCTATatagcatttttttaagaaaaaaaaaaaacacctgaggtTATAAGGGgtgcatattaaaatatttgaaaaatgccgATGGCCCTTAAAGTTCCTTATTTTACATCACTGTCAGGTGCCTAGTGTAGTAGTGTTACATTGGAAGTCACTGATGTCACGTGGTTATGTGTACAGAGATAAACTACTTTTATCAATATTTGAAGtccacaaaacaaatgaaaggagtTATATAGTAAATGATGCTAAAGGACAAATGGGAGTGGGCATATAgcattgtggttaagatgcccacctcccacactggaatgcctgggttggattcctggatctggctcctcactccagcttcctgctactgcagatgaTAGGAAGTAGTGGTGATGATCAAATATTTGGGCtactgccacacatgtggaaggcctggattgaattccatcTCCCAAAGCTTCTGCATGGGAGAAATCACAGCCATGGTAgtcatttggggcagtgaaccagtggagggaaactCTCAAATCTctatctgtgtgtctgcctctcaaaacaagcAGATACACAATACTTGAGTGACTACTTCCATCTACAAAGGAGGGCAATCAGAACAGCTAAGAATGATAAAACCCTAGAGGGCAACTGATACCCAGCAATATTTCCTGATTGTGAATACCCAACTTTAATTTGGTGATTAGATAATGCAGTTCTAGCTATTAAGGGTATTATAATTATTTCAAGTCAAGTAAACTATACTGTTGGTTACAAGAAAATAAGGTACACAGCACACTGTTAGCAAGAATGTTTTTCCAAATAGGGAcactttttattcttcctttttaaaagcaaacGGTGCTTCACCAAATGAAAATTTAGCAAGTAGAAAAGCACAAAGACCCTAGTTTAACAGAAATATAGGCAAGTGATATAAATAGTAATTGAATGGAAAGACAACCATTTCACCCATAGATAGTAAATGTTAAAGTAATCACTGATCATTAAAAGTATAGAATAACatattttagattaaaaatatattatctcaaaaaggaaagaaagtgagCGAGGAGGGAATGAAGagtgaatatcattatattgtatctatgaactaaaTTAAATCCgctaaaaactaaaaaactaaaaatgaattcaaagaaTAAGTTACAATTGACTGTGATCATGGACTTAGTCCTTCTAATGTTTATGGTCttctaaaatttttcatttgagtGTCTCTAAAGTAGATATGCATGGAAGGAGCTGAATAACATGAAAACCAATCATGTAAGCACCCTAAGAAGCCTGAGTGTGTTACGGTTGAGAAGACTGGAAGAAATTGTATGCTTACCAGTgtaaataagaaggcaaaacacatcataaaaattatgaatttcaaaactgtATAGCACCAggttaacattttcttttaattctgtttattgtaTAAACCTTAGAGTTACTCTTGAACTATCTACATGACTAGCTGAGTTGAAAACATATACAGAGTGCTGAGTGCCTGTTCATCAGTTTCCTTTTACCAACactattttcttttccagaaggaATGCAGGTTATATTGAAACACAAAATCTTACACGTGTCTCAGAATTCCATCTCTTGGGATTCTCGGAGGATCCAGACCTACAGCCCCTCATTTTTGTGCTGTTCCTGTACATGTATTTGGTCACGGTGCTCGGGAATCTGCTCATCATCCTGGCTGTCAGCTCAGACTCCCACctgcacacccccatgtactaCTTCCTCTGCAACCTGTCCTTGGCTGATGTGGGTCTCACCTCCACCACGGTTCCCAAGGTGATTGTGGATGTCCACACTCACAGCACAgtcatctcctatgtgggctgcCTGACACAGATGTCTTTTTCCATCATCTTTGAATGCATGGATGATTTGATTCTGACAGTGATGGCCTATGACAGGTTTGTTGCCATCTGCCACCCTCTTCATTACCAGGTCATCATGAACCCCCGCCGCTGTGGCTTCTTAGTTTCAGTGTCAGTTGTGGCCAGCCTTTTGGATTCCCTGCTGCATAGTTTGATGGTCTTCCAAGTGTCCTGCTTCAAGGATGTTGAAATTTCCAGTTTCTTCTGTGACCCTTCTCAGCTTCTCAACCTCACCTGCCTTGACACGATCACCCATGACATATTCATATGTTTTGTTGGTGTCGTATATGCTTTTCTCCCTATGTCAGCACTCTTCTTCTCTTATTATAAAATCGTTTCCTCCATTCTGAGGGTCCCATCACCAGGTGGGAAGTACAAAGCCTTCTCTACTTGTGGCTCTCACGTGTCagtcatttgcttattttatggaaCAGGCCTTGGGGTCTATCTCAGTTCAACTTTCTCACTTTCTCCGGGGCAGGATGCCTGGGCTTCAGTGGGGTACACTCTGGTCACCCCCATGCTCAATCCCtttatctacagcctgaggaacagggaCATCAAGAGGGCCATCTGGAGGCTCCTCAGCAACACAGTCTCTGTGCTATGCATTTGGAGTACTggttggaaaagcagcaaaactgAGTCCTAGAACTACACATCTCACCTCCCTCATTCCATGGCATTTGAGGCTCTTTTCTCTCCATACATGTGCCTTTAAGTGGCCTCTTTTGGTGTTTCTGGTGGAGAGCATTATAGAATTTTTGTTCATGTTAACCACAGGATGTCTGAATCCTATGATACTATAGGTTCCTGTTACTAATGCAGACATCCTAGACAGATgagcaactctttttttaaatttatttatttgacaggcaacctagagagggagagagggagagagggagagagggcgagagggagagagcaaaatgtcttccttccattggttgactttccaaatggcctctatggctggagatgcacctatctgaagccaggtaccaggagcttcctcctggtctctcataagggtgcagggcccaagaacttgggccatcttccactgctttcccaggccacagcagagagctggattggaagaggagcaatcgagactagaaccagcgcccatatgggatgccagtgctgcaggcagaggattaaccaagtgagccatggcgctggcttcattttttttttaagatttatttacttggaagtcagagttacacaaagagaggagaggcaggaaagagagagagagagagagagagagagagatgtgtctttcatccactggttcactccccagttggccacaatggccagagctgtgtcaatccaaagccaggagccaggagtttcttccaggtctcccacatgggtgcaggggcccaagcacctgtgccatcctccactgctttccaaggccatagcagagagctggattggaagtggagcagctgggactagaactggcgcccacatgggatgctggcactccaggtagcggctttacctgctatgccacattgccagcccctccttttgtgtttttaaagtttcCATATTTTCCAAAATCCATATGTATCTTACACACATGTGTGTCACCCTTCATTATCTGTGACAATGTGCAGTGCTGCTCATTTTTAGGGAACACCAGGGAGCTTTAGCAATACTCAGGCCTGAGCCTCTCCACCAGAGATTCTGATTTCTTCAAGTGTATGAATACTGAGAAGAGAATTTCTAAGGATCCTAAGTGTATAATGAAAACTGACAACAATTCTTTAGGAGCTTCATTGTAGGTGATGAGCTACTTTTCTCTCACTGTttcaggattttctttctttgtgtgacTTTGCACAGTTCGATTATAATTTGTTTTGGTGTTAAGTCTTTTGGATTTATTATAATTGGAGTTCATTGAGCTTCTTGAATGTTTGTCTACTTCCTTcttcaaatttgggaagttttacATTTTAGTCATTATTTCATCATGTTGGTTCTCTGCCACATGCTCTCCCTCTTCTTATTGTGGAACTCCCAGAACGTATACTTGGTCTGCCCATAGTATCCCttaaatctctctgcctctttacttctcttcattcttttttcctccATTCTTTTGATAATAGTTggaaaaaaaacaactcagtCTGAAAAAGTTTTGATTAGCTGAGTCTAGCAGTGAGTGTAAACTAAACACTTTTTGGAGTTAAAAACGGGAGGCTGGGTATGATTCATTAATTGGGACAAAGcaactaatatgagatgttagtaAAGGAAAAGGCATGAGGGGCATATGGGCATGCCCTTTATTACTACCTCATAATTTGTTTTGTACATTTAAATCTATTTGGATATAAAAAGTTTAAAGGTATAACTGTCAGTAACAATAATTTGGATGGTAAAAAATTGCCAGAGCCTTTCTTCTCCTTGATACAGTCTGCTGTTGAACACTGTATTTCTTTACTCCCATTTAGTTATTCTTTATCTCCAGTATTTGTATCTTTTATAGTTTGTCTCTTTATTATCATTTTGTTCATACATAGTTTTCATGATTTGTCTGTGTTATCTCTTAACATACTGACACTATTTAAGATGGTTATTTTGAACTTGCTGTGGGATAATCAAATATCTCCATTTCTTTAAAGAAGGGCAGGTGGTTTATTTCTGcagatgaaatttgttccttCATGCCTTATTTGTTTCTATGCATTGCTTGTGTTCTCTGCTGAGACTGGAGTCTTAGAAAAAtcaggaggggctggctctgtggtgtaatgggtaaagcagctgcctgcagtgccggcatcccatatgggtgccggttcatgtcctggctgcttcacttctgatccagctctctgctatggcttggaaaaacagaagatggtctctcatgtgtgtgggagacttggaagaagttcctggcatcggatcagcacagctccagccagtgcagccaatcagggggtgaatcagtggatggaagacctctctctctctttctctgtgtctcctctctctgtgtcactctttcaaataaaataaatcttttaaaaaaaagaaaagaaaaaagaggttgTCCAGTTCCTTACAGATTGGCCTCATGAAGGGAAAGACCTTTACTGGTAGACATGTTGGACATCCTGGGGAACCCTCAAGCCTTCTCTGGGGAGGCATCATCTctgggcttgtgtgtgtgtgtggttttgcaGTTAGAGAGTTTTGCCATTGTCCTCAAGAATGCATCATTTCCTCCTCCACTTggtgtctgcctgtggcactgcaaTTCCTCTGGGGGTTGTTCCTAGGTGCCCTCCCTTGTTCACTGTTTCCCATGTAGCACTGTCATTATCAAAAGTGCCCAAGACAGGCCAGGTATCAACTCCTTCCTCAGGCCTTTCTGAGAAGACAGAACTTTGAACACTccacctgctctttctcttccacaAGAGATGTTAGGAGTTGAGGATTTTCTCTCTGCCATACtgcccctggggcagggagggcctggtTGTACAGATGCAGCGAGCTCTCTTACAAACTTGGACGCAGCTCTTGCTGGTTTTGTGCACACCTAGGGTGATGCAGTCTCTTAACTGGTTTGTTAGAGGCCAGACACAGGCATTTTGTCCCTGTATATTAAGTCTTGCCATCATGTGGGAAATGAAGACCTGGGCTTCCTATTCTGTATGTCACTGATATCACTGTGGCCAAATGCATATTTTTCAATCTTAATGAGCTGACAGCACTCattaaaaatccaaagaaaatgcATTATGGAGTGAAATGGGTACTACCTTGgtaagcagaaaaaagaaattgctgggaacatttgttgtgggcatttgggcagtgatccAGCAATCTTTCCCTGTTTGTCtcatctctctgcatttcaagtgaatacaaataaatcaaaagactACTAGTCTCAGCACACAGAAGACTGTACCTGTGTGTTCTCCTTCCAGAATCATGTGTGTTagagcaggcagggctgcacGTCATCTAACAGTCCCGAGGAGAGAGCCTCAGCCCTCTATGCTCACTGGGCATAAATGGGAAATGGACCCTCACTCTCTACTCATGCCCCACAGCAAGGGAGCCCATACTGTGAGTTCTGTAAGAGAGCTTGCAAGACGGACTATTGGAAGCATGGGTAGAATTCTGAACTCAGTGAAAATTCTGCTTTCCTTTTATAGTGCTGCTTTCAAGAGTAACTCATCATGTTTACATAACTATTTACTGCATCACAAGGTTAAATGCAGATATGTTTACATGTATGGGGTccttcaaaaaaacaaagaaatacctattttgaacttttctttcaattctatttcctacgaacttttaaaaattattccttgGCTTTCTTTCAGCTGTTCCTAAGTAACTAATCATAAGGtgctaaataaatatgtaataattaATAGTCTTACAATACatcaaaataattcaataaagacACAATTTAGAAGAAGActcatttaaaagataaaaatatagataAGTGGGActgacattgtagcacagtgggttaagctgctgcctgtgacaccagcatcccacatgtgagactctgagttccagctgctccatttctgagccagctaaGGCACCTggagaagtagcagaagatggcccagaaacTCGGatatagaagaagctcctggctcctggctctggcttggtccatccccaaccactgtggccattttgggggtgaaccaatggatggaagatcaattgctctttgtctcttcctctctttgtcactctgccttcctaagtaaataaataaatctattaaaattaaaaacaaatctatttAAAATGCCCATAAATCTCCAATCCATAAAATACCAACCCAAGCAAGGGCTTAGGAACTGAAAACAGGAACCCATCTTGGGAGAATAATGTTAACTTCAAAGTGCCTTATTCCCAATCATTGACAAATGCAGAACATAGTAATGCTATATTTATAGGTGTTGATTTCATGACTATGTGTTTGCAGCTAAGATACTGTTTATCAAAATGTGAAACCCACCAAAGACAAGGTGAGGAGTTACATATTGAATGATTGTATAGGACAAACAGGATTTGGCCCATAGCTTGGCAGTGAAGATGTCCATCTCCCCCACTGTGGAGTACtgaggtttgattcctggctctgattattgactgcagcttcctgctaatgcagacaatgGAATGTAGCAGGGATGGGCAAAGtaactgggttgctgccacacatgtgggaaataaATCTGCATTGAGTTCCAAGTCCTAGATCTGTCTTGGACCAGCCACAGACACTGCAGctttggggggaatgaaccagtggatgagagttttCTCAGgccctgtctctgcccctcaaaaAAGCAGATAAACAATATCTGAATGAGCACTTACATCTACACAGCACGGAACAGAAAAACCAAGTACAAATGAACTCTTAGATGACAATGGACACAAACATTTCCTAATTGTGAACCATCCACTTCAATTTAGTGTTTAGACAAAGCACTGGCAGCTCTTAtagaatatttataaacattCTGAATGAAGGATATATGCACCATTGTTTAGAAAATTAAGGCATTTTACTGCTAATTTCGTTTATGTTCATATATTTGTCAGTTCCAAATGTTCTTGGTTGCCTAACATTGTTCAGTTGTGTTTCTCTGAAGCAGGTTGAGTATAAAAGGAGCTGAATAACACAGAAGCCAATCATAAAAGATCCCTAAGAAGACTGAGTTTGAAATCACTGAGAGAGGTGACAGATGTTGAACAGTCCAAAGTGTAAAtatgaggaggtcttcaaaaactttgtgggggcaggtgctgttgtgtagtaggttaagcctccacctgtagagctggcatcctatgtgggcactgcttagtgtcttggctgctcaacttctgatctagctctctgcctatggactggaaaagcagtggaggatgacccaagtgcttgggcccctgctaccctcatgagagatctggaagaagctcttggctccttgcttcagatcagctcagctctggctgctgtggccatttggggagtaaaccagaggataaaagatctttctctctgtctctccctctgtgtctgtgattgtacctctcaaataaataaaatctgttttaaaatggggttggcactgtggagcaggaggttaatgccctggcctgaagcaccagcatcccatatggacgctggttcaagacccatctgctccaattccaatccagctctctgctatggcctgggaaatcagtaggagatggtcccggtccttgagcccctgtacctggtggaagactaggaagaagccgctgcctcctggcttcagatcagcacagctccagcagttgtggccaattggggagcgaaccataggatcgaagacccctttctctttctctctctctctctctctctctgcctctcctctctgtgtaactctttttttttaaacttttatttaatcaatataaatttccaaagtacagcttatggattacaatggcttccccccataccgtccctcccacccgcaactctcccctttcccactccctctccccttccattcacatcaagattcattttcgattctcttaatatacagaagatcagtttagtatgcattaagtaaagatttcaacagtttgctcccacacagaaacataaagtgaaaaataatagatgattttttaaatgatgatgaaatcagatcagacctattgtcatgtttaatcccagtgagaatcaagttgggaattgataatttctttttttttttacagaagatcagtttagtatacattaagtaaagatttcaacagtttgcacccacatagaaacacaaagtgaaatatactgtttgagtactcgttatagcattaaatctcaatgtacagcacactgaggacaaagatcctacatgaggagtaagtacacagtgactcctgtggttgacttaacaaattgacactcttttttatggtgtcagtaatcaccctaggctcttgtcatgagctgcaaaggctgtaactctttcaaataaataaattaattaaaaaaactttgtGGAAGATACATATCATGAATCAAAATAGGAATTTCAAAATCACACTGCACCAAgaaaacttttcatttcatttattccaCACACCTACGAGTTACCTTTGTGTTATACCCATGAACagctgaaatgaaaatatatacaagtGCTATGTGACCATTCATCTGCATCATTTTACCAACactgttttctt is part of the Oryctolagus cuniculus chromosome 16, mOryCun1.1, whole genome shotgun sequence genome and harbors:
- the LOC138845770 gene encoding olfactory receptor 7E178-like, translating into MYLVTVLGNLLIILAVSSDSHLHTPMYYFLCNLSLADVGLTSTTVPKVIVDVHTHSTVISYVGCLTQMSFSIIFECMDDLILTVMAYDRFVAICHPLHYQVIMNPRRCGFLVSVSVVASLLDSLLHSLMVFQVSCFKDVEISSFFCDPSQLLNLTCLDTITHDIFICFVGVVYAFLPMSALFFSYYKIVSSILRVPSPGGKYKAFSTCGSHVSVICLFYGTGLGVYLSSTFSLSPGQDAWASVGYTLVTPMLNPFIYSLRNRDIKRAIWRLLSNTVSVLCIWSTGWKSSKTES